The genome window ATGGCATGGGTCATGGTAAGTTACCTTCATATTTAAAGGCTTCATATCTTCAGTATTTAAGTTATCAATCAGGAATTCGCTGATATCAACCACGTTGAAGTTAACACCCAATTTAGGGTAATCTTTCTTTAAAGTTGCCCCGCACCCTGCACATACAGTTATTATTGTGTCATAATCTTTGAAAACTTCTTTATTTTTTTGAGCCAGTTCTTTTACGATGTCAGTCTGCCCCGTTCTAATCATTGGAGAACCGCAGCACACCTGGTCTTCAGGCACTACAATGTCAATATTATGGTTCTCTAAAACTTTAAGCAGTGCAAAACCTACTTCCTGCTGCCTGTAATCTACAAGGCAGCCTGTAAAGAAAGCTATATTTGATTTCTCTTTATTTTCACCAGAAACTGCTTTAATAAATCCTTCATCTAAAAGTTCTACAGACCTTCCAGTACGTGCAATTAAGTCCTTCACTTCTTTATGCGCTGGAAGCGGGCCGACACCTTCACGGCATGCGATTTCCCTTAATTTCTCAATTGCCCCACCTATTGTGCTTATTTCCTTCGGACATACTTCTGCACATTTTCCACAGGTGGTACAGCAGTAAAGGCCTTCATCAAGCCCGAGTTTAGCACGTTCTTCATTATTACGGGGGTCAAGGGCAAATTTTGAAATTTCACGCATGAAATAAGGACCTGCATATTCAGCAGATGTTTTGTTTACAACAGGACATACAGATAGACATGAGAAACATTCTATACATCCCCTTAATTTCTTTGAGTCTTCATATTGTTCTGGTTTTAAGATTTCAAGACACATTTCGCTGTCTTGAGGTACTTCATCTCCCCTTAAAGAGAGTTTCATCTTTTTGATCTTGTTTTCAATTTCGCTTCGATCTACAACCAGGTCCTTTAAAACGTCAAAATCAAGGGGGCCAATAACTGCGTTATCCTCTATTTCAGCTTTACATGCCAGTTTAACTTCGCCGTTTACCTTTAAAGCGCATGATCCACACTGTCCAGCCCTGCATGAACACCTGTAAGCTATACCTGCACCATATTTCTGGTTGATATAGTTTAAAGCATCGAGGACTTTCATTTTTTCCGTTTCCTCAACTTCATAGGTTTCATAGTGTGGCTTTTTGTCTTTAGCTGGATCATATCTTAAAACTTTAATTGCTATCATTTCTATCTCCGGATTTTCTTTAAAAAGTGGTTTAAAAAAATTTTTAAGTTAAATTAAGTGATTTAATTAGATATTTAAAAATGTAGTTGAATTTATACTATATTCAGTTTATATGATCTTATATTTAATCTTTATAATTAAGTCATGATCTAAAGATAAATTAAGACATTATAAGCCTGTTTTCCAAAAATAACAGTATTTTACCTCATT of Methanobacterium bryantii contains these proteins:
- the tfrB gene encoding fumarate reductase (CoM/CoB) subunit TfrB, whose protein sequence is MIAIKVLRYDPAKDKKPHYETYEVEETEKMKVLDALNYINQKYGAGIAYRCSCRAGQCGSCALKVNGEVKLACKAEIEDNAVIGPLDFDVLKDLVVDRSEIENKIKKMKLSLRGDEVPQDSEMCLEILKPEQYEDSKKLRGCIECFSCLSVCPVVNKTSAEYAGPYFMREISKFALDPRNNEERAKLGLDEGLYCCTTCGKCAEVCPKEISTIGGAIEKLREIACREGVGPLPAHKEVKDLIARTGRSVELLDEGFIKAVSGENKEKSNIAFFTGCLVDYRQQEVGFALLKVLENHNIDIVVPEDQVCCGSPMIRTGQTDIVKELAQKNKEVFKDYDTIITVCAGCGATLKKDYPKLGVNFNVVDISEFLIDNLNTEDMKPLNMKVTYHDPCHLNRVQGINKEPREILKKIKGLELVEMEKPNQCCGAGGGVRAGKPEIASELGKEKAEMIKKLGVDAVVTICPFCQIHIGTELKKEGIDIPVLNILKLLEMAYEK